The following coding sequences are from one Bradyrhizobium sp. WSM471 window:
- a CDS encoding ERF family protein, with the protein MHQSSERIGTIAAALARAQAQLTNPEKSLTAVIQSPFPRESDRTFRYASLASGLDIVRKTLSQQEIATIQTTRIEADTGQIRLTTMLAHSSGEWISSDWPVCAGKETEAPHRMGAALTYARRYALFTLVGIAGEDDLDAPDLVVPAPTVPLPQAPHGPKGKPTNTKLNRMPTLDSRQSAEVRDRLLSELHNQAQSENLLAWAKLNLPIKNTLQAPDAAAVEAAYQSRLEEVASPEASGDQDSPPADRLPTLRPITRNGLSSEVAEGEVTPSPPALAFPKELPRKRSKAHLMFVREQPCLVCKQSPSDPHHLKFAQPKTLGRKVDDEFTVPLCRSHHRELHRHGNEKTWWTNVQISPLPVARKLWESSPVQRLLG; encoded by the coding sequence ATGCACCAGTCCAGTGAGCGCATCGGCACCATTGCGGCAGCCTTGGCTCGCGCCCAGGCCCAGCTTACCAATCCGGAAAAGAGCCTCACGGCCGTGATTCAGTCTCCCTTCCCACGGGAATCGGACCGGACGTTCCGCTACGCCTCGCTCGCGAGCGGATTGGATATCGTCCGCAAGACCCTCAGCCAGCAGGAGATTGCGACGATCCAGACCACGCGCATCGAAGCTGACACTGGGCAGATCCGCCTGACGACCATGCTCGCACATTCCTCCGGCGAATGGATTTCGTCGGACTGGCCAGTCTGCGCTGGCAAGGAGACCGAAGCGCCGCATCGAATGGGCGCGGCGCTCACATATGCCCGGCGCTACGCCCTTTTTACATTGGTCGGCATTGCAGGAGAAGACGATCTGGACGCGCCAGACCTGGTCGTTCCTGCTCCGACGGTCCCTCTACCACAAGCTCCTCATGGACCAAAAGGTAAACCCACAAATACTAAGTTGAACCGCATGCCGACGCTGGATTCGCGCCAATCCGCCGAGGTGCGCGACCGCTTGCTGAGTGAACTTCACAACCAGGCGCAGAGCGAAAATTTGCTTGCTTGGGCTAAGCTTAACCTACCAATAAAAAATACACTTCAGGCACCGGACGCCGCCGCGGTCGAGGCCGCCTATCAGTCTCGGCTTGAGGAAGTGGCCTCCCCCGAAGCAAGCGGCGATCAAGATTCGCCACCAGCTGATCGACTTCCTACTCTGCGGCCCATCACGAGAAATGGCCTAAGCAGCGAAGTAGCTGAAGGGGAGGTAACGCCCTCCCCACCGGCCCTCGCCTTCCCGAAAGAACTCCCGCGAAAGCGTAGCAAAGCGCACCTCATGTTTGTTCGGGAGCAGCCCTGTCTGGTCTGCAAGCAGTCGCCATCGGATCCGCATCACCTCAAATTTGCTCAACCAAAAACCCTTGGACGGAAGGTCGATGACGAGTTCACGGTACCGCTTTGCCGATCTCATCATCGCGAGCTGCACCGACATGGCAATGAAAAAACTTGGTGGACTAACGTGCAGATATCACCCCTTCCTGTCGCACGGAAGTTATGGGAATCTAGCCCTGTGCAGAGATTGCTCGGGTAA
- a CDS encoding YqaJ viral recombinase family protein, with the protein MRLRLQINDSSHRRTFIGGSDARIIMGEDEDKLVRLWREKRGEIEPQDLSQELIVQLGTITEDLNRAWYERNSGHTVGAVQRHVRHSIHKWMGATLDGRVEQTGAVFEAKFMLPWNFSEEAAAEKHMAQLQHNMWVVAARSAVLSIINGGGKWVEITVSADPLYQHLLLTAEKRFWRCVQTGEPPVLFGIEAPRPRLEAVNVVDMCGSNSWADLAATYLRTRNAHGEHELAKGELKKLVPEDAKEAIGHGVRAKRSKSGAISFDAMQTEVVHAPVQ; encoded by the coding sequence ATGAGACTGCGCCTACAAATAAACGATTCATCGCATCGTCGCACATTCATAGGCGGCTCGGACGCTCGGATCATCATGGGCGAGGATGAGGACAAGCTCGTCAGGCTCTGGCGCGAAAAGCGTGGCGAGATCGAGCCACAAGACCTCAGCCAAGAGCTGATCGTCCAATTGGGGACCATCACCGAAGACCTCAATCGCGCCTGGTACGAGCGCAATTCCGGACACACCGTAGGGGCCGTCCAGCGCCACGTGCGGCATTCAATTCACAAGTGGATGGGAGCCACCTTAGACGGGCGCGTCGAGCAAACCGGTGCGGTATTTGAAGCCAAGTTCATGCTGCCGTGGAATTTTTCCGAGGAGGCAGCAGCCGAAAAGCATATGGCGCAGCTGCAGCACAACATGTGGGTCGTTGCGGCGCGATCGGCCGTGCTCTCGATTATCAACGGGGGAGGCAAGTGGGTTGAAATCACAGTCAGTGCCGATCCGCTCTACCAACACCTCCTGCTGACCGCGGAAAAGCGGTTCTGGCGCTGCGTCCAGACCGGCGAGCCCCCCGTCCTGTTCGGGATCGAGGCACCCCGGCCACGGCTGGAGGCAGTGAATGTCGTCGACATGTGCGGCTCCAACTCCTGGGCGGATCTTGCCGCAACCTACCTGCGAACCCGAAATGCCCATGGCGAGCATGAACTCGCGAAGGGAGAGCTCAAGAAGCTCGTCCCGGAGGACGCCAAGGAGGCGATCGGGCACGGCGTTAGGGCCAAACGGTCGAAGTCCGGCGCCATCAGCTTTGACGCCATGCAGACGGAGGTCGTCCATGCACCAGTCCAGTGA
- a CDS encoding acyltransferase: MGKPSVSRSAFRSLFAVRGAEAIPRRHRAVTESDEGNLSAATTKTEVVKVNPLAPTINWSPATPAAGLEGAEAVMRFALIDALRGIAALSVLFFHAFAGGHTPLLHDRLPNLVQWPLNHGNLGVSVFFVLSGFVISHSLLSVDLTRGMAARFMLRRSLRLDPSYWFAIAVGCVAVLIKGEPPFTAMQIGAHLLYAQDLLDMPAIATVFWTLCLEMQFYVVFALLLLCKSRNTLIAAFVLSIPLSQFAIWNGLFTTQWYGFLLGVVTYVSWKDRSRFGWFLAYAGCLAVLAFTGHDLFMSACVGTACFILLLGHCGKLETYGNWGALQFLGMISYSLYLIHDRVVGATFRIAPRFPGNGLGKEIASYGAALILSIMVAFAMWFAIERPSMRLARMLPLTARGSTIIANA, encoded by the coding sequence ATGGGCAAGCCGTCGGTTTCTCGTAGTGCGTTTCGAAGCCTGTTCGCCGTGCGCGGCGCAGAAGCCATTCCCAGACGTCACCGCGCGGTGACTGAGAGCGACGAAGGAAATCTCAGCGCGGCGACAACCAAGACCGAGGTAGTCAAGGTCAATCCACTGGCACCAACCATCAATTGGTCTCCGGCAACACCGGCCGCGGGGCTCGAGGGGGCCGAGGCGGTTATGAGATTTGCTCTTATTGATGCGCTCCGAGGTATAGCAGCATTGAGCGTTTTGTTCTTTCATGCCTTTGCAGGAGGTCATACGCCGCTGCTGCATGACAGGCTGCCCAATTTAGTCCAGTGGCCCCTTAACCACGGCAATCTTGGCGTCTCAGTCTTCTTTGTCTTAAGTGGCTTTGTGATCTCGCACTCGCTGCTTTCTGTCGATTTGACGCGGGGGATGGCTGCCCGCTTCATGTTGAGGCGGTCCCTGCGTCTCGATCCCTCTTATTGGTTTGCTATCGCGGTTGGATGTGTCGCGGTTCTGATAAAGGGCGAACCACCGTTTACCGCGATGCAGATCGGTGCCCATCTTCTATACGCCCAAGATCTCTTGGATATGCCGGCCATCGCCACCGTGTTCTGGACGCTCTGCCTTGAGATGCAGTTTTATGTCGTTTTCGCGCTGCTCTTGCTTTGCAAATCGAGGAACACGCTGATTGCCGCCTTTGTCCTGAGCATCCCGCTCAGCCAGTTCGCGATCTGGAATGGGCTGTTCACCACGCAGTGGTACGGTTTCCTATTGGGAGTTGTCACTTATGTAAGCTGGAAGGACAGATCGCGATTCGGCTGGTTTCTCGCCTATGCGGGCTGTCTTGCTGTGCTCGCTTTTACTGGGCACGACCTATTTATGTCAGCATGCGTCGGGACAGCCTGCTTCATTCTTTTGTTAGGACATTGCGGAAAACTGGAAACATACGGCAACTGGGGAGCCCTGCAATTTCTCGGAATGATTTCTTATTCACTTTACTTGATCCATGATCGCGTAGTGGGAGCCACGTTCCGGATTGCGCCGAGGTTTCCAGGCAACGGCTTAGGTAAAGAAATTGCTTCCTATGGAGCCGCACTCATACTCTCCATTATGGTCGCCTTCGCCATGTGGTTTGCGATCGAGCGCCCTAGCATGAGGCTCGCTCGTATGCTTCCGTTGACGGCTCGTGGATCAACGATAATTGCAAATGCGTAA
- a CDS encoding DUF968 domain-containing protein, producing MGAALTYARRYALFTLVRIAGEDDLDAPDLVVPSPTAPLPQAAQGPKGKPLKSVLNRAPTLDSCQSAEVRERLLGELQPLALSEDLLAWAKVNLPTKNTLQAADATAVETAYRSRLEASASPEANASNQDSSAADQLRPLEPIARADVDSEVVEVETRHPAPTLAFPKEPPRKRSKAHLLFVREQPCLICKQSPSDPHHLRFAQPRALGRKVSDEFTVPLCRSHHRELHRHGNERTWWTNVQISPLPVARKLWGSSPVQRLLG from the coding sequence ATGGGCGCGGCGCTCACATATGCTCGTCGGTATGCCCTTTTTACCCTGGTCCGCATTGCCGGCGAGGACGATCTGGACGCGCCAGACCTGGTTGTCCCTTCTCCAACGGCACCTCTGCCACAAGCCGCTCAAGGACCAAAAGGTAAACCCTTAAAAAGTGTTCTGAACCGCGCGCCGACACTGGATTCGTGCCAATCAGCCGAAGTGCGGGAGCGCTTGCTAGGCGAACTTCAACCCCTAGCGCTGAGCGAGGACCTGCTTGCTTGGGCAAAGGTCAACTTACCGACCAAAAACACTCTTCAGGCAGCGGACGCAACTGCCGTCGAGACCGCCTATCGGTCGCGGCTTGAGGCGTCGGCCTCTCCCGAAGCAAACGCCAGCAATCAGGACTCGTCAGCAGCAGATCAACTTCGTCCGCTGGAGCCCATCGCAAGAGCGGACGTAGACAGCGAAGTAGTTGAAGTGGAGACCCGGCACCCCGCTCCCACCCTCGCCTTCCCGAAAGAGCCCCCGCGCAAGCGCAGCAAAGCACACCTCTTGTTTGTTCGAGAGCAACCCTGCTTGATCTGTAAGCAGTCGCCATCGGACCCCCACCACCTGAGGTTCGCCCAACCTCGAGCGCTTGGGCGAAAGGTAAGTGACGAATTTACCGTACCGCTCTGCCGGTCCCACCACCGCGAGCTGCACCGACATGGTAACGAGAGGACTTGGTGGACCAACGTGCAGATATCCCCGCTTCCTGTCGCGAGGAAGTTATGGGGATCTAGTCCTGTGCAGAGATTGCTCGGGTAA